In the genome of Dromiciops gliroides isolate mDroGli1 chromosome 1, mDroGli1.pri, whole genome shotgun sequence, the window GATGGCAGTGCTGTTGCCAATGAAGGTGGCTGCCATCTTGAGACCCCGGGGTGGAATGTCGCACACTGCTGTCTTGACATTGTTAGGGATCCATTCCACAAAGTAGCTGCTATTTTTGTTCTGCACGTTCAGCATCTGCTCGTCTACCTCCTTCATGGACATGCGTCCACGGAAGACAGCAGCCACTGTCAGGTAGCGCCCATGTCGGGGGTCACAAGCCGCCATCATGTTCTTGGCATCAAACATCTGCTGAGTGAGCTCGGGGACCGTCAATGCCCTGTACTGCTGGCTCCCTCGGCTGGTGAGTGGGGCAAAGCCGGGCATGAAGAAGTGGAGACGGGGGAAGGGGACCATGTTGACTGCAAGCTTTCGAAGGTCAGCATTAAGCTGGCCAGGGAAACGGAGGCAGGTGGTGACTCCGCTCATTGTGGCAGACACCAGGTGGTTGAGGTCCCCGTAGGTGGGTGTGGTGAGCTTGAGGGTACGGAAACAGATGTCATAGAGGGCCTCGTTGTCAATGCAGTAGGTCTCATCTGTGTTCTCTACTAGCTGGTGAACTGAGAGGGTGGCATTGTAGGGCTCCACCACGGTGTCTGACACTTTGGGAGATGGTACCACGCTGAATGTGTTCATGATACGGTCTGGGTACTCTTCACGGATCTTGCTGATCAGTAGGGTGCCCATGCCTGAACCTGTGCCCCCACCTAGCGAGTGGGTCAGCTGGAAGCCCTGTAGGCAGTCACAGCTCTCTGCCTCCTTCCGAACTACATCCAGGACCGAGTCCACTAACTCAGCACCCTCGGTGTAGTGACCTTTGGCCCAGTTGTTTCCAGCCCCAGACTGGCCTGCAATGAACAAGGGAGGTCCTTAGTCACAGGAAGAGGTGGGAGCTGGGACCCCTAAAGTAAGTAGCCTGTGTTTTTGGACTAGCAACTCCTTACTTAAGCAGTTGTGGAAGGAAGGGGCAGTTGGGAGGTAGGACTCCCGGGTTGTACTGTTTGGGGAGATCCCCTGAATTCTTCTGCTAAGAATGAAGCACTAGAACATGGGAGAGAACAGAGAAGGAAAGCCTGGGAACCTAGCACCCAAGAAAGAAAAGGCTACTTCTTGGGAGAGAAATGTGGCTGTTTGGGTCTTTGTaagcaaaataataacaacattcttgtatctgtctctctgtgactCACCAAAGACAAAGTTGTCTGGCCGGAAGATTTGCCCAAAGGGGCCAGAACGGACCGAGTCCATGGTACCTGGTTCCAGGTCCACCAGTATTGCTCGGGGAACATATTTCCCTCCTGAGGAAAGAGATCTGTCAAAGCTGGGAGCTCATTCATCCACCCTGCTTCCATTCcctagctcccccctcccccatgccagTTCCCATCATAGACCCAGGTGACTGGACCACCCTCCTGGGGACACAGACCATAGGTTAGATTGGCTCACCTGAGGCCTCATTGTAGTAAACATTGATTCTTTCCAGCTGCAGGTCGCTATCCCCATGGTAAGTGCCAGTGGGGTCAATGCCGTGCTCATCACTGATCACTTCCCAGAACTAGGGCAAGGAAAATCATGAAGAGGGTGGGGCCTCTCTTCAGGGAAGAAGGATCCTGAGAGAACCACCGCCGCCGCACCCCCATCCCCCCCACAACACCCCCAACATATAATTAGGGCCTCAGTCACCTATCGTAcaaggtgaagagagaaaggagggagaatcaGTGATACTAGGGATGGGGAGCAAGAAAAAGCCGCGAGAGAATGACAATCTACGGGAGGAGCAGGCACGGAGAGGGGCGAGGGGCgctgagaagggaggaaggggtcagcgagacacagagatggagagagtagGTGGAGAAAGCAGGGCGGGCTGCCCCAGCTGGTTCCTTCTGGCAAACCCCTCACCCCGGGGCTTCCTCGGGCACGGCTGACTCGGCTGCCTGGACCCAACAACGGGGTCTGTGTGTGCGCTGGGTGGGAGAGGGTGTTGGCGCAGAGAACAAGGGCGGGTCTATTTATATCCGCCAGGTCCGCTAGGGCCAGAAAGAACCAGCTGTGCAGCCCGGGCCCACTAGTGTAAAGCCCGAGCCCTGTTCTTCCCCAGGACACCGTGGCCACTGCTGCAGGGGCACAGACTGCgatgttcccctcccccacctcatgcAGGGTGCTGTCCCCCAGCCCATTTACTTCTCTCCTCCCGGcgacaccctccctcccccaggcaGCTCCCGgtacccttcccccttctttattAGGCCTCCTGAGCTCCCCCGTGGAGGAGAACaatactgcctcagtttccttttataggACTTTCTGGGATGCATGGGGGGAAGTTCTGTACCTCTCTCCAtcccctacccccccaccccggggCCCCAGGCCCTCCCCAGGCACCCCGATCTGCGCAGGCGCCGCTTGGAAGGGAGTGAGGCCTGCCCCCACCTTGGCTCCGATCTGGTTGCCGCACTGGCCCGCCTGCAGGTGCACGATCTCGCGCATGGTGGCCGCGGGGGGGGCGCGCGCGCGCTCCAGTCTTCGCACTCCTGGGGAGGGGTAGGCGCGCGTTGAGTGTGTCTCTCCAGCCGGGACGCCCCTTATATGTCCCCTCGCGCAGCTTAGCGTCACCATGCACGTCACTTGCTTtcgcccccgccccctccctccctccctgctgaGCCGGCTCACTGACTTCCCACGATTCCGCCCAGCTAAAATTCTCCCAAGGCGCGTGCGCGTTCTATTTCGCTACACCTGCAACCTCAAGGGCGGGGGCCGCGGCCGTGGCCACGTGCGACTCCCCGTGGGTCCGTATGGGGGCGCCGCCCTGCGCACTGCGACTGCCTCCCTTCCCCAGTGCGCAAGGAGGAGTGACCATTTCTGAGTCCGactcctcccccaccctgggCTAACTCAGACCAACTCAACAGAGACTGGTCTAGCTGGGAACCCTGAACTTGACCTTGGAGCCCCCTCCTTCACGCTGGCTCCTAAGCTCAGTCTCGAGGCGGGGCTGCCTCTCAATTCCGTCCATCTGGACTCTGTCCTTCCCCtttctggggaagggggagacagaCCCCTGGAATTTGTTCTCCTTTCCCGAGGCTCCTGGACCAGAGATCCTGGGAAAAGGTGGTTAGAGTGGCTTGATTTGGGGtgtgtaatgggggggggggcgcgggggaGAAATCTTGGGGAGTGTAGATTTGGAGCAGAAAGGTACCTTGGAGCTTATCTCCTTTACGCCCACCCCTTCGATTTACAGGTGAGGGTCTGTGAAAGGGTTGGTTTGGGAGGATCAGAGCTTCAGGGTGTTTGAGTTTGGGGAATCAGAGCCATGGAGATCGGTTTGAGGGTAAAGGATTCCGGTGTGTTTGTGCGGGGAGCGGTGCGTCAGAGTGGTGGGGTGCCAGAGTTTACGGGGACCCAAGCTTCAGAGAGGATCAGAGGCACCAATGTTGGAGGCTCATGCTCCAGTTGGAGAGTATTAGAATTCACGCTAACCTTTCTCCCACTCTTTAGCGGAGTGTCTGGGCTGCTCCCTGGCcaatggagtgggggtggggggatgggccCAGTACATTTCGCCAGGAGTCCCACGGACATAGAGGCCTGCACGCCTCTACGTGGTTTCTCCCAGGCTAGGGGCTCCCCCATGGAGTCCCACACATGCCAAGACTCTACCTTCTTCCCCATTCtccgctcccccctcccccaaatactgCAAATCCTGTCTAGTCCAGAAGCTCCAGCCTGATTAGTTCTCTCCCTGAGCTGGGCCTTGGTGCTGTTTTTCCCCAGCCCAGTCCTGAGTCGGGGAGGGCTcatgtgtgaccctaggtcaCTGAGGTCAGGAAATTTACTTTCCTTTTGGACTGACTGTGCCAGGAGAGGGGCCAAGAACACAGCCTTGGATCTCCCACCCGTCTCACTGTGTCCCTAGGGCTTACTTAGAAGGTCATTAGAGATCATCTTATCCAGCTCtctcatccccactttacagatagggaaactgagacccagagagggcaaGGGACTTAGCTAATATCACACAGTGACTTAGTGGGAATGCTGGTTTCCTTATTTCCAGCTTACAGCTTCTCACCATGGCACTCCCTCCCTCATGAGCTATCTATAGTTCCTAGGTCCTTTGGAATAGTGTCTCACCCTGAACCACTGACTGAACcgtttattttaaaacaatgtatACATGTCACACGATAGAGGGACATCAAGAGGCCTCAAGGCTAAGGACTGAGAGGGAGGATGCCCTATCCTTTCTGAGTGATGATCCATAAGTTCTTGGACACATTCCCCCTTACCAtggagagaaggcaagaaaagggTGCCCATCTAGGGTGAGATTTCTTGTTTTAAGCCCACCTGGGAAGGGCCAGCTTTCTGTTAAAATAGTATGAAGAAGGCTAGGATTCCCCAACCATAATGGGTAGCTTCTTGTACAGTTTGCTAGCTGAGTATCGTCCAAGCCGGTGAAGGTGGGATTTCCCGTTGTCTATATTCCTCCTAGTCACTTGGCATCTTCAGGTTGTGTTAAAAGAGTAGGCTCTGGACCTGTTGAGCCATGATCTTCCAGCAGTACTTCATGTGCTCAGGagataggaagaagagagagcaaCAGGATGTGTTTGGTGGCCCTGGTGGGAGAACACCAAGCTTCCCATGGCTGGTGGCCTGCTGTGGGTTGGAGGGACACCAAGATTAGCAGCTAGTCTGTTCACTCAAATCCTGGTTCTCCACGgaggagggagagactggaggcaaacTCTTCTTGGAAGGAAACATTTCTGAGATAAAGAAGGCCTGTGGGAGGGTGTACGGAGGCAGCTTGCTCTCTACCCCAGCTTTACCTCTGGCATCTGGGATCCCACATCCCTCCCTCTCAGAGCTGTGAGTGGGGAAAAGTCCCTGCCCGCCACCTGCCCCCAGTGCTTTCCCACTCCTCACCCTACTCCACAATCTCCAttccaggggtgggggtgggggggtggtatttagatccagagaggggaagcagtttgcccaaggtcatacatcaaGCTTCCAAGTCCCTGTCAGGTCATCCTTTTTCCTATACTAGGATCCCCATACGACTATTCTGGGTACCCTAGTGTCTCCCATCTCCCCCACGGGTGGGACCTACCACCCAGAAGGCTGTGATCAGCCCCTGTAGGAAGCCAACGAATATATCCGAAAGATGTTGCCAATAATCATGAATTCTCAAGTAACCCACCAACAATGACAAGGGCACAAGGATGATTTGGAGTATGAACCTGAGCCATCTGGACCACTCCCAAATCAGACGAGCCTGCAGGTAGATCTGGAGGGCAGGGGGACAGTGAGAGGCCCTCCCAGAGGGCCTGATTCTGATGTCTTGCCTGTCTTGTTACTCTCACGTGGCCTGGCACGGCTGCTTGGCTTCCCAGACAAAGACTGCCTGGGTGACAAATGCCAGTTCTGTTTGGGTTGTGCCATGCCGTGCCCAGCTCCACAGCCCCTCTTGGGAGCACAATGGAGTCATCTTTGGATTCTGTGCAGACCCAcagcctcctcccctccttccttccacagATACTCACCAGCAGATAGATCACACAGTATGCAGAGAAGGCAGCCTGGCCAGAAAAGAAGGATTTCCTGCAGTGGTAAGTGAGAGGGGCAGCTCATGGAGAAGCTGCCCCTCCACTGGATGTATGCTCTAGAGGATTCCAGGCTGCAGGGCTTTCTGCAGTGGCCTTTGGCACAGGCACCCCCAAacatcctccctccccaaaacaaatcACAGAACTGGAGAATGCCTATGATCCTCGATCAGAACAAGAAGACAGCCATGGCACATCGAGGACAACCATGGAAGATGGGAGTGAACACAGAACGTTGGCAGAACCAGAATCAACCACCGGCTGGATGAATTGAGACTCgaatctaggtctcctgacttcctGGCTGGTACCTTTTCCATCATAACCTGATGCCCCATATGACCCCCTACAGATTCCTCTCCACTCTTTCCCACACCAGAAGGCAGTTTCCCTTACCGAGCCATAGATACTGCAGCCGGGGCCCCAGTGCAGTTATAGTGGGTGACATAGCCATGGATGCATTTCAGGTGGGCCCAGTTTGGGCGGCACACAGCCAGGAAGTTGGGGCGGAGACGGCCTGTGAAAATCTTGACAATACTGGTGAAGGACTGATTCATAGCAGCTCCGAAGAGGAAGGCGCTCAGCTCCCTATAGAGCATGATCCTGTAGGTGCTGCTCTCTAGCACTGGTGAGGCCAACTGCTGGTAGTAAAACCACTGTAGCTCTCCCAGTGAGATCTGTGGCAGCATCTGAACCCATTACCCACTTTGCCCCAGGAGACCCAATGTCCTCCCCAGCCTTCTGACAGTTTTGCAAGAGTCTCCCCCTCTATGTTGGAAAGCTAGTCTGGGTCCACTTGAATCAAGGATGGGAGTCAGAGGAGTTGCAATCAACAGGTTAGTTTAATTATACACTTTCCCCAGCATCATCTATGTGTATGATTGGCCCTCTGATTCCATTTGCGGGAAGGGCAAAAAACTGCCATCCTGCTCCCTCCTTGCCgggagtgggggagtgaaggCCAGATTTCCTCTGCGAGCCCCTTCCCCAAGGTAGGATTTCTGATCTGTGGGAAAATACAGAACTTTCCTCACTGACCTAGAAAATGGCAGGCTTCTGGTATTTACTGGGCAAAAAACCAAGGGCAGGATCTCTCATGTTGCTAGAAAAGGGTAGATTTTCTGAATCATAAGAACAAGCATCTTTGTAGCATTTTAAGGATCTCTGTTGATCCTCACTCCTCTGGGCGGTGTCATCATCCTTCCTGCTttatctactaagtgtctgaggcaggattcaaactcagatctttctggctctTAAGTCCAGAAAGTTGGGAATTCTTTCTACAGAAAGAGAGTAATAGTTGCTgacttttataaagtactttcaaaACTTCTTGtggacattatctcatttgatctttacaacaacccttagGGGTCATTACTACTATGACCTGCTTCATGGGGTGAAGAAGAGAGTGCTTCATCAACCTTAAATtgaaatagaaaaggggaaatgatagtatcttccccattttacagatgaggaaactgaggcttacagggattaaatggcttgcccaagatgACAGCTAGCCAGAATTGGAAGTGAGATTTTGACTCTAGATTCATCAGTGTGATAGCCCtttgaggagggggaaggtggGACTTGATgttgtatatttcattttctggGACTGGGTCCATAGATATGCATAGAATATCTGAGCTAGAGGGTAGGAGAGTTGActagctggaaggcaccttagcaATAATCTTGTTCAACCCCcaccttttacagatgataaaaccaaGGCCTATAGAAAGGCCTTGCTCAGGGAGCACCCCTTCTCCCTTCTGTACTTACCAAGCTGATGGAGATGAAAAGGCTGGTGCAGACGAGGGTGATTTTGCCAATGGACGGAACTTTTAGTGGGTAGCTGATGCTACTGTCATTGCAGAAGAAACCAACATGGACGGGTTccaccatatttgtctcacaCAAGAAGAAGGGGATGGAGACTAGGAAGAGGACAGTATTCCAAGTGATCCCCCAAACCATCATGCAGGATGACGGCCTGGAGCAGCTAACATTCAGGGGAGGGAGAGGCATGGAAGAAACCCAAACCTCCAATCCTTTCATGACCTTCCTGAAAAGACAGCTCTCAGGTTCTCCTTGCTTATGACATAACATCAGAGAAAGCCTTACACAAGGGGGCCTCAGTGACCCAAACCCTGGCTGGAAGTGCTGAGAATGTGGTCACTTCTTTGGCTGTGGTTCTTCTGCCCTCTGAAAGTGGAATGGGAGGGGAACCTGGCCTGTGTTCCCCTCCTGGTCCTGGGGGAATGTGTGAGACTGAGAGCATCCAAACAGGGGTGGGGGCATCTGCTTTTCTTCTCATGGAAAGAGTGGCTCAGTAATAGTGTCAAGGTATGGGTTCTTCATGAGACAGGTATAACTGGtatggggttggggaaggggtcTCAGGCTGTCCTGGAGTCCCTTGTTTCTAACACATGTTGACCTCCCCCAGAGGGTCACCAGCTCAGAAACATTTGTGTCAGGATCTGGCACATGGGTGGAAAACTTGAATTGGACATTAAGGTGACTGGATCCTGCTTCTTCCCCTGATAGAATCCTTGCCAACTTAGGTGTGGGGCTGTGGGCATGGAGTTCCACTTAGGGTAAGTCACTGGGTTGCTCTGCACCCTCCCAAGGAAGGGTGTACTCTCCTGGTCAGTGgaagtggaggaaagaattggGGCAAGGAATCATTAATGAGACCACAGGATTTAGAACCATCAGAGCTCTTAGAAACCATTTAGTCTGATCTCCTCACTTTATAAATTgcaaaactgaggtccagaggaaGCAATGACTTCCCCAAGACCATGCACCTAGTAAATAGCAGGACTCATAAACCcatattctctgactccaaatacagtgttCTCTGCTCTCCTACACTAAACATGATCTGGAGTAGGGCTTGGGGGTAGAAGTAGGCCAGATCACAGGTTACTCTTCTTGCTCACTCATCCTCCAGACCTGTGAGCTGCCCTTTACCTACACACGGGTCTACCCGTGTTCCAGGTATGGCATGCAGCCTTGGGAGGGCACAGAAGCGGAGAGGGAGGAATAGGGGCAATTGAGTGCAATTCTgagacccgcccccccccccaagccttgAATAAAGCTACTCATGTTACATTCCACCCTTTTCCCTGAAGGAAAGACCTACCCCCTCCTTGACTTATGCCTGTGACCCTGACCTTGAACTTCAGCCTTTAGCTGTGGTCCAACAGACTTACCCAGAAGGATGCAAATCAGGTCCACCATGACCAGTCTCTTCTTGTAGCTCTGGGCATGTGGACTGACCTTTTGAGCAGCCAGCTGGTCTGTGTGTGGGCCATCAGGCCGGACTCGATGCTCCCACCATCGCTTGGCCAAAACCTGAAGGTTGTGCATGGCTGGCTCCAGCCACACGGGGACAGTGAAAGGAATCTGAGTTCTCACCTGTTGCCCTAGAAGCAATTCAAAAGGGGCACCTGCTTGGCTTCCAGGATGGGGGCGGGTTACCCAAGGGCCTTCTGGGTGAAGAGAGATTATGCTGAAAACCTGTCACCCTTCCCTACTCTGTTCTCTTTGTGGGGTGAAGAGACTGGGTTACCTGCCCTGGATACTGAGGGAACAAGCTCAGATGCtccaggcaggcaggcagggacAGGCACAGAACAGAGGAGGGAGGACTTTGTGTCCAGTTGGGTGGagacagggagaagggagggagagagagaaggcttgTTCAGCCCTGAGCCACCCATGTGGGAATACTGCCTATGGGAGTAAAAGCCCTGGGGAATACTGAAGGGGGAGCTGAAGAGGGAGGTGACATTGGAAGTGACACTGAGGAAGAACCTTAGGGCAAACATCTAGAGGGTAAATTTGGGGAGTGAACTGGGAAGCTAATATGGGGAGAAACCTGGGGGAGAGGCATTTTTGGCTAGGACTTGTAATCTCAGGACAAAGGGTGATTATTTTTGTCAgccaggaggagggagaaaatggaaaggggTTGAGGAAGAAAGTACATCTGCTGTTCCTGAGGATCAACCTTCCCAGAATTtcaaggttcacacagctagagaggCCCAAGGGGCAACTTTGGTGTCTGGGCCTGAGTCAGATCTGGTGGGCTGGACCTAGGAGCTAATAGTTAGGTTGGGATGTCTGTAGTAAAGCCCATTGGGAAGAAgttggcttgcccatggtcacacagtcagtaaataaCTGGGACTGGAATCTAGGTTCCTTTTCAGATTAATGTCCTGACTAGACCACCAGGGATGAGCTGGATCTAGGAGCCAGGAAAGGGTTTGGAGTTGGAGGTGTGAGGCCTAGGGGGAGGCTGCACCTGAAGCAGGTGTTGGGGGCTGGGACAGTCCTGAGGCTGGAGTTTGGGCCCTGCCGCTGCCTGATGGTGAGAGGGATGCCTCTGGCTTGGGGCAGGGTCGGGGGCTCAGGGTGTGCACCTTAGTATATACCCAACCCAGCGGCTCAATTTCCAGAATAGTGTTCCAGCTATTCGTGGTCTGTATTTGGCTGCTCACCGTAAGGCTGGGCCACTGTCTGGTCCAGGCTTCAGGTATGGGACGTAGACAGTACTTAGAGGGACTGCCGGGACATCACCGGCACTCCCACCGGCTAGTTAGCGTCAGCATGAAGCACTACGGGGCCAGTAAGGGGCGGGGTGAGAGGCCGAGATTACCACCTTGCTGATTGGGCGAGCGTCGTCAGCCACGGCCAATGAGAAGttccctaccccattttccccgcCTTCCACCCAAccgcttaattttttttttccatttatttttttgttccaaGAGCTCAAGGAAGGAACTGGTTGAGGCTGACCAGAAAGGAATTAGAATGTGTCTAGttcagttttacagatgggaagacTGAGATCTAGAAAGGGAAAGGTcattgccaaaggtcacatactAAGTCAGAGGCAGAGTTAGAGGTTGAATCCAGGGTCCCTGACAGGTcactctatatatgtatatttttggaaAAGTGTGTGTGAGTATTATGGCTTGGGAAAGTGTGTACTTATGTGCTTGAGAAAATATGTTTTTGTGATGCAAGTATGTTTCTGAAGCCTAACTTTCCCCAGGGACACCATCTTCTGATGCTTTCTTGCTTCCGCCCTGCTAATCTCACACCTCGGATCATCCCATGAATCACCGGCTCCGTGGACACCAAGTAATTCTCTTCCACATTTGGCACTGTTAACCATCACTTTTGGGATTCTGATTTCCCATTAAGCAcgtttttaaaaaaacccaaacaaaccaaccacAAACAAACCCGAAAAGCAATATATAGCTGAATGGTCCAACAcaaaaaaattcccacattagccatgtctgaaTATGTATGCCTCTTTGCATTTTAAACTCACCACTTTGTCAAGAGATGAGAGGCAtgcttcatcttcattcttttggactcatGATTCATCATTGggttgatcagaattctaaagtcttttgaagttgtttttctctataatgtagTCAGTGtagaaattgttctcttggttctgctcactttgctctacATAAGTTCATAAAATTCTCTCCAGTTTCTCTGAAAtaatccatttcatcatttcgaGTAGGatagtgatattccattacacacaaataccataatttgtttagccattccccaataggacACCTGCTCTCCAGCTCTTTAaatcttaatgtcttcaaaggttCTATGCTCACTGACCAAGATGTTCTTATCTATTCCTCtgcttcaattatcatctctgtttaGGTGATTCCCCATCATATGTCTCTCCCTGGGCTCCAGATCTGCATTTTATATTtcctgctattttaaaaaaaatgaattttgcacaaatggatgattttgattacattaaattaaaaagtttttgtacaaacagaagcaatgcatccaaaattaaaggGATAcaaaagttgggaaacaatttttatagctagtacttctgataaaggccttatttctaaaatgtaaagggaactaaatcaaatttataagaatccaagtcattccccaattgagaaatggtcaaaggatatgaacagttttctgatgaagaaatcaaagctatctatttccatatgaaaaaatgctctaaatcaccactgattagagaaatgcaaattaaaataaccctgaggtacctgacacctatcagattggctaatatgataaaaaaggaaaataataaatgttggagaagctgtggaaaaattggaacactaatgcattgttggtggagctgtgaactgatccaactattctggagagcaatttggaactatgcccaaagggctataaagctgtgcataccctttttttttttttttttggtgaggcaattggggttaagtgacttgcccagagtcacacagctagtaagtgttaagtgtctgaggccggatttgaactcaggcactcctgaatccagggccggtgctttatccgttgcaccacctagctgcccttgtgcataccctttgacccagcaataccacttttgggtctttttcccaaagagatcataaaaaagggaaaaggacccacatgtacaaaaacatttatagctgctctttttgtggtggcaaggaattggaaattgaggggctgcctatcaactggggaatggctgaacaagttgtggtatgtgacttgcatgggctgatgataagTAAGatgaccagaagaacattatacacagtatcatcaacattgtgtattgatcaactgtgatggactggattcttctcaccaatgcaatggtacaggagagtttcaggggactcatgatggaaggggctctccaaatccagaaaaaaaaaagaactgtggaatatggatgctgattgaaccatgctttttcttttgtttttggtgctgttgtttttctattttgagatttttccttattgctctgattcttctcttatggcatgactgatgcagaaatatgtttaatgttgttatgtatgtgtatatgtgtgtatatatgtatgtatgtatgtatataaaacatatattggattgcctgctgtctgggggaggggggaagggaggggaggaagggagaaaaatttgaaattggaaatcttatgtaaacaaatgctgaaagctatctctacatgtaactggaaaataataaaatacttttatttttttaaaaaagcaaaaaagcaaaaaaaaaaaagaaacgagcaagagttcagagaaacctggaaggacttgcatgaactgatgatgagtgagatgagcagaaccagaagaacattgcacacagtatcatcaacattatgtgttgatcaactgtgatggactagattcttttcaccaatgcaatggtacaggagagttccaggggactcatgatggaaggggatctccaaatccaggaaaaaaaaaaaaagagaactgtggagtatggacactcattgaacaatactatttcttttggttttggtgctgttgtttttcttttttgaggtttttcatttttgctctgattcttctcttgtaacatgactaatgcagaaatacgtttgatgttattatatatatatatatatatatatatatatatatatatatatatatatatatataacctatatcagattacctgctgtctagaggagggggaaggaggggagggagggag includes:
- the TUBB4A gene encoding tubulin beta-4A chain; its protein translation is MREIVHLQAGQCGNQIGAKFWEVISDEHGIDPTGTYHGDSDLQLERINVYYNEASGGKYVPRAILVDLEPGTMDSVRSGPFGQIFRPDNFVFGQSGAGNNWAKGHYTEGAELVDSVLDVVRKEAESCDCLQGFQLTHSLGGGTGSGMGTLLISKIREEYPDRIMNTFSVVPSPKVSDTVVEPYNATLSVHQLVENTDETYCIDNEALYDICFRTLKLTTPTYGDLNHLVSATMSGVTTCLRFPGQLNADLRKLAVNMVPFPRLHFFMPGFAPLTSRGSQQYRALTVPELTQQMFDAKNMMAACDPRHGRYLTVAAVFRGRMSMKEVDEQMLNVQNKNSSYFVEWIPNNVKTAVCDIPPRGLKMAATFIGNSTAIQELFKRISEQFTAMFRRKAFLHWYTGEGMDEMEFTEAESNMNDLVSEYQQYQDATAEEGEFEEEAEEEEVA
- the LOC122736118 gene encoding phospholipid phosphatase 3-like codes for the protein MHNLQVLAKRWWEHRVRPDGPHTDQLAAQKVSPHAQSYKKRLVMVDLICILLVSIPFFLCETNMVEPVHVGFFCNDSSISYPLKVPSIGKITLVCTSLFISISLQATSHGKLGVLPPGPPNTSCCSLFFLSPEHMKYCWKIMAQQVQSLLF